Proteins from a single region of Orcinus orca chromosome 20, mOrcOrc1.1, whole genome shotgun sequence:
- the ZNF8 gene encoding zinc finger protein 8 — MDPEEEAATLTMATGTPAERLQEPVTFRDVAVDFTQEEWGQLGPAQRTLYRDVMLETFGHLLSVGPELPKPEVISQLEQGAELWVAERGIAQGRCPGWESGPEGRAPPQEQGLPEEKGREGFLGEALCPATPGEDWEYEGRVQGPEKDQGNLRQLEFSLKEALVQDGSHEGLRPGENCVLSPNPNPLPETSRTECLCAPDSWVTSSQQNPSAVREQMGSSGRQPHDNSDCSNSSGQAVLEPEPEPVRSQVPDKPYKCADCGKSFNHNAHLTVHRRIHTGERPYACKECGKAFSQNSSLVQHERIHTGHKPYKCADCGKSFCHSTHLTVHRRIHTGEKPYACQDCGRAFNQNSSLGRHRRTHTGEKPFTCSVCGKAFSRTTCLFLHLRTHTAERPYECSRCGKGFRHSSSLAQHQRKHAGEGPYDCRQRLAFEPTPAWPEPLTPGEGATRSDRPFRCGQCGKCFTQSSHLIRHQITHTREDPRGRGRRRPQPCSRSPHLGRHQLGPTGESPGAGTKAGQPAGRALALFDIHEIMQEKNPVHVIGVEEPSVGTSVLFDIREST, encoded by the exons ATGGACCCCGAGGAGGAAGCGGCGACACTGACGATGGCTACGGGGACGCCGGCGGAACGGCTCCAG GAGCCGGTGACTTTCCGGGACGTAGCTGTGGACTTCACCCAGGAGGAGTGGGGgcagctgggccctgcccagaggACCCTGTACCGTGACGTGATGCTGGAGACCTTCGGGCACCTGCTCTCTGTGG GGCCTGAGCTTCCCAAACCCGAAGTCATCTCCCAGCTGGAGCAAGGGGCTGAGCTATGGGTGGCAGAGAGAGGAATTGCCCAGGGCCGCTGTCCAG GCTGGGAGTCTGGACCTGAGGGCCGAGCACCGCCCCAGGAGCAGGGCCTTCCTGAGGAGAAGGGgcgggaaggcttcctgggggaggctCTATGTCCCGCTACACCAGGGGAAGACTGGGAATATGAGGGCCGGGTGCAGGGGCCCGAGAAGGACCAGGGTAATTTGAGGCAATTGGAATTCAGCCTCAAGGAAGCACTGGTTCAAGATGGAAGCCACGAAGGTCTCAGACCTGGGGAAAACTGTGTCCTGAGTCCAAACCCAAATCCCCTCCCGGAGACTTCCAGGACAGAGTGTTTGTGTGCTCCCGACTCATGGGTTACAAGCTCGCAGCAGAACCCGAGTGCAGTCCGTGAGCAGATGGGCTCCTCGGGAAGACAGCCGCATGACAACAGTGACTGCAGCAACTCTTCTGGTCAGGCGGTTCTGGAACCAGAACCCGAGCCTGTGCGCAGCCAAGTGCCGGACAAACCCTACAAGTGCGCGGACTGCGGCAAGTCCTTCAACCACAACGCGCACCTCACGGTGCACCGGAGGATCCATACGGGTGAAAGGCCGTACGCGTGCAAGGAGTGCGGCAAGGCCTTCAGCCAGAACTCCTCGCTGGTGCAGCACGAGCGCATCCACACGGGCCACAAGCCCTACAAGTGCGCGGACTGCGGCAAGTCGTTCTGCCACAGCACGCACCTAACGGTGCACCGGAGGATCCACACCGGGGAGAAGCCCTATGCGTGCCAGGACTGCGGGCGGGCCTTCAACCAGAACTCGTCCCTGGGCCGCCACCGGCGCACGCACACCGGGGAGAAGCCGTTCACCTGCAGCGTGTGCGGCAAGGCCTTCTCGCGCACCACGTGCCTGTTCCTGCATCTGAGGACGCACACGGCCGAGAGACCCTACGAGTGCAGCCGCTGTGGCAAGGGCTTCCGGCACAGCTCGTCCCTGGCCCAGCACCAGCGCAAGCACGCCGGCGAGGGCCCCTACGACTGCCGCCAGAGGCTGGCCTTCGAGCCCACGCCGGCGTGGCCGGAGCCCCTGACCCCTGGGGAGGGGGCTACCCGCAGCGACAGGCCCTTCAGGTGCGGCCAGTGCGGCAAGTGTTTCACGCAGAGCTCGCACCTCATCCGACACCAGATAACGCACACCAGGGAGGATCCCCGAGGCCGGGGCCGGCGGCGCCCGCAGCCCTGCAGCCGGAGCCCGCACCTCGGGCGGCACCAGCTCGGGCCCACGGGTGAGAGCCCTGGGGCCGGGACAAAGGCAGGGCAGCCGGCAGGCAGGGCACTGGCCCTGTTTGACATCCACGAAATCATGCAAGAGAAAAACCCAGTGCACGTTATTGGGGTGGAAGAGCCTTCTGTGGGCACGTCCGTGTTGTTTGACATCAGAGAATCCACCTAG